In Oscillatoria acuminata PCC 6304, a single window of DNA contains:
- a CDS encoding SGNH/GDSL hydrolase family protein: MKMIGMAIAVIVGLFIAVEVALRLLFGFGNPLMYIPDENIGYLLAPNQKLRRFGNRIEINEYSMRGAAVTPAADTPRVLLLGDSVANGGWWTDQAQTLSALMRQQLTERLPGNSPEIEVLNASANSWGPRNEHAYLEKFGTFGVQAVVLLINTDDLFATQPSSIQVGRDRNYPDKKPPLALVEIVSRYLLPAPTVPTLPEEKGDRVGLNLEAIYQIQQIVTANQGQFLVAITPLLRELGEPGPRDYEIKARQRLQEFTQHHQIPYLDFLDSFNAVENPASLYRDHIHLSPTGNELVTGKMTEALAPMISF; the protein is encoded by the coding sequence GTGAAAATGATAGGGATGGCGATCGCGGTAATTGTGGGACTGTTCATCGCCGTAGAAGTGGCACTCAGACTGCTTTTTGGGTTTGGCAACCCTCTGATGTACATCCCGGATGAGAACATCGGGTATTTGTTAGCACCGAATCAGAAACTGCGGCGCTTTGGCAATCGCATTGAGATTAACGAATATTCCATGCGGGGTGCGGCAGTGACCCCCGCCGCAGACACCCCGCGAGTCTTGTTGCTAGGAGACTCCGTTGCCAATGGCGGATGGTGGACTGATCAGGCGCAAACCCTCTCCGCCTTAATGCGCCAACAACTCACGGAACGCCTCCCGGGGAATTCCCCTGAAATCGAAGTGCTCAACGCCTCGGCGAACTCTTGGGGACCCCGGAATGAACACGCCTATCTGGAGAAATTTGGGACCTTTGGTGTTCAGGCAGTGGTGTTGCTGATCAATACCGATGATTTGTTTGCAACCCAACCGAGTTCTATACAAGTCGGACGCGATCGCAACTATCCTGACAAAAAACCTCCCTTAGCACTGGTAGAAATCGTCAGTCGATATCTGTTACCCGCGCCAACAGTACCGACGCTACCCGAGGAAAAAGGCGATCGGGTCGGATTAAACTTAGAAGCGATTTATCAAATTCAGCAAATCGTCACCGCCAACCAGGGTCAATTTCTAGTAGCAATCACCCCATTATTGCGAGAACTCGGAGAACCGGGACCTAGAGACTATGAAATCAAAGCCCGTCAGCGCCTGCAAGAATTTACCCAACACCATCAAATCCCCTACTTAGATTTTTTAGACTCTTTTAATGCAGTGGAAAACCCAGCAAGTTTATATCGAGACCATATTCATCTGAGTCCAACAGGGAATGAGTTGGTCACGGGTAAGATGACGGAAGCACTTGCTCCGATGATTTCATTTTAG